A stretch of DNA from Natrinema salaciae:
CATGACCCGGTTCATCGAGCGCAGTACCGTCGAGTTGCCGACCGAGATCGAACTCGAGGGCGGCGTCGCGAAAGTGATCGTGACCGAGCGGGCGACCGACTGACGGGCTCCCGGGGCGGAGCCGCGTCGGGGTCGGGATCGCGGCGCGACGATTGCACGAGTTCATACGACTTCATACACCGATCACAGCATCCCGATTCGACTGCGAATCCGTATGTTCGGCTCTTAACAAGCCTTTTGACGACCTTGGCGAGTGGTTCATGTGAATACACATCATGGGAGTCATTGACCGACTGAAGGCGATCGGACCGGGCGCACTCGTCGCGGCGGCGTTCGTCGGACCGGGAACGGTGACGACGGCGAGCGTGATCGGGGCGGAGTACGCCTATCTGCTCGTGTGGACGATCGCGTTCTCGATTCTGGCGACGATCGTGCTCCAGGAGATGAGCGCGCGACTGGGACTGATCACGCAGGAGGGGCTGGGAGAGGCGTTTCGAAACGAATTCGAGAATCCGGTTCCGCGGGCGATCACCGTCGGGCTCGTCGTGAGCGCGATCGGGATCGGGACGGCGGCGTTCCAGACCGGCAACATCGTCGGCGGTGCCGCCGGCCTCTCGACGATCACCGGCGTCAGCGAGAACGTCTGGGGCCCAGTCATCGGGCTGGTCGCCGCGGGACTGCTGTGGACGGGAAGCTACAAACTGATCGAACGAGTCTTCATCGGCCTCGTCACGGTCATGGGACTGGCGTTCGTGCTCAACGCGATCATGGTCCGGCCGGATCTCGGCTCGCTGGCAGGCGGACTCGTTCCGACCGTCCCCGAGGGATCGGCGTACCTCATCGCCGGCCTCGTCGGGACCACCGTCGTCGGCTACAACCTGTTCCTGCACGCGAGCACCGTCCAGGAGCGGTGGGACGGTGCCGACGATCTCGCGGAGTGTCGCACGGATACGATCGGGATGATCGTCGTCGGCGGGATCATCACGACCGCGATCGTCGTCACGGCCGCCGCGGTGTTCCCCGAGGGCACCTCGATCGCTAACGTCGGCGAGATGGCCGACCAGCTCGAGCCCGTCTTCGGCGGCTACGCGCTCACGTTGTTCGCGATCGGCCTCTTCGCGGCCGGCTTCACGAGCGCGATGAGCGCGCCGCTGGCCGGGGCCTACGCCACCGCCGGCGCGCTGGGCTGGGAACGAGACCTGACCTCGACCCGGTTTCGGGCGATCTGGATGACGATCATCGGCGTCGGCATCGTCTTCTCGGCACTGGATTACAACCCCGTGCAGGTGATCGTCTTCGCGCAGGTGGCGAACGGACTGCTGTTGCCGATCCTGGCCGTGTTCCTCATCTACGCGATGAACAACGACCAGCTGTTGGGCGAGTACACGAACAGCACCCTCCAGAACGCCCTCGGCGGGATCGTCACGCTCGTCGTGGTGGGTATCGGCCTTCGAACGCTCTACGACGTCCTGCTGCTCTGACTGACGAACTGCATGACCGAT
This window harbors:
- a CDS encoding Nramp family divalent metal transporter, with protein sequence MGVIDRLKAIGPGALVAAAFVGPGTVTTASVIGAEYAYLLVWTIAFSILATIVLQEMSARLGLITQEGLGEAFRNEFENPVPRAITVGLVVSAIGIGTAAFQTGNIVGGAAGLSTITGVSENVWGPVIGLVAAGLLWTGSYKLIERVFIGLVTVMGLAFVLNAIMVRPDLGSLAGGLVPTVPEGSAYLIAGLVGTTVVGYNLFLHASTVQERWDGADDLAECRTDTIGMIVVGGIITTAIVVTAAAVFPEGTSIANVGEMADQLEPVFGGYALTLFAIGLFAAGFTSAMSAPLAGAYATAGALGWERDLTSTRFRAIWMTIIGVGIVFSALDYNPVQVIVFAQVANGLLLPILAVFLIYAMNNDQLLGEYTNSTLQNALGGIVTLVVVGIGLRTLYDVLLL